The following are encoded in a window of Terriglobales bacterium genomic DNA:
- a CDS encoding DinB family protein: MNNIKAIAILVSACFLSSVAAFAQAGAAAKPASEPPTIASVLDRQLSGIERNIMGAAEAISADKYDFSPATANIPGDFKTPSPVRTMGEQFKHIGDALELYGSAILGEKRPATPDENGPKNVKTKDDVINYLKASFAKGHSAIKMINQQNVVEEIPAPFGNSKTTRLSLAVGMVGHSNNHYGQIIEYLRMNGMVPPESQPRK, from the coding sequence GTGAACAACATCAAAGCGATTGCGATTCTCGTCAGCGCGTGTTTCCTGTCCTCAGTTGCTGCTTTTGCTCAAGCCGGCGCTGCGGCCAAGCCGGCATCTGAGCCACCAACGATTGCATCGGTTCTTGATCGCCAACTCAGCGGCATCGAGCGCAACATCATGGGCGCCGCTGAAGCCATCTCAGCTGACAAGTACGATTTTTCTCCGGCGACTGCGAACATTCCGGGAGATTTCAAGACTCCGAGTCCAGTACGCACGATGGGCGAGCAGTTCAAGCACATTGGAGATGCCCTCGAGTTGTATGGATCCGCAATTCTCGGAGAAAAGCGCCCTGCAACCCCCGATGAGAACGGCCCGAAGAACGTTAAGACCAAGGACGACGTCATCAACTATCTGAAGGCCTCGTTTGCCAAAGGTCACAGCGCGATCAAAATGATCAATCAGCAAAACGTTGTCGAAGAGATCCCGGCACCGTTTGGCAATTCGAAGACTACGCGCCTCTCTCTTGCTGTGGGTATGGTTGGACACAGCAACAACCACTACGGCCAGATCATTGAGTATCTTCGTATGAACGGTATGGTTCCTCCCGAGAGCCAGCCTCGCAAATAG
- a CDS encoding pyridoxal phosphate-dependent aminotransferase: MLELSRKAAGVAQSEIRIMSVECEKVRGINLAQGICDTEVPEPVQRAAVEAIHSRQNSYTRLDGVAQLRRAIALKMREYNHIEADPEREVVVTAGSTGAFYSACMALLNPGDEVIVFEPYYGYHVNTLRALDCMPVYITMHPPEWIFSREHLQNAVNPKTRAIIVNSPANPSGKVFTREELEFIAEIAVQNDLFVITDEIYEYFLYDQNQHISPASLPGMAERSITISGFSKTYSITGWRIGYAVCDARWAQSIGYFHDLAYICAPSPFQYGVAAGLEELKPEFYKELAAEYRGKRDLLCTTLEQIGLAPSWPQGSYYVLADVAALPGSNSKDKAMYLLANASVASVPGEAFFSGGGRNLLRFCFAKTDSDLQEACRRLSRLSVATLTK, translated from the coding sequence ATGTTGGAGTTGAGCAGGAAAGCGGCTGGTGTCGCGCAATCCGAAATCCGCATCATGTCGGTGGAATGCGAGAAGGTGCGCGGTATTAACCTGGCGCAGGGAATCTGCGACACCGAGGTGCCCGAGCCAGTGCAGCGCGCCGCGGTTGAAGCTATCCATTCACGACAAAACTCCTATACCCGGCTGGACGGAGTAGCCCAGCTTCGTCGCGCGATTGCACTCAAAATGCGCGAGTACAACCACATCGAAGCTGACCCGGAACGGGAAGTTGTCGTGACGGCAGGCTCTACTGGAGCCTTTTACTCGGCATGCATGGCGTTGCTGAATCCCGGCGACGAAGTCATCGTCTTCGAACCGTACTACGGATATCACGTGAACACTCTGCGCGCTCTCGATTGCATGCCGGTGTACATCACCATGCATCCGCCGGAGTGGATTTTCAGCCGCGAACATCTTCAGAACGCAGTCAATCCTAAGACGCGCGCCATCATCGTGAACTCGCCCGCGAATCCCTCGGGTAAGGTGTTCACGCGGGAAGAACTCGAATTTATCGCGGAGATCGCCGTACAGAACGACCTCTTCGTGATCACGGACGAGATCTACGAATACTTTCTCTACGATCAGAATCAGCACATCAGTCCGGCATCGCTGCCCGGAATGGCAGAGCGCAGCATTACCATTTCGGGATTCTCTAAGACCTACAGCATCACCGGCTGGCGTATCGGATATGCCGTTTGCGATGCGCGATGGGCCCAATCAATCGGTTACTTCCACGATCTCGCTTACATTTGCGCTCCGTCGCCGTTCCAATACGGTGTCGCTGCCGGCCTGGAAGAACTCAAGCCCGAGTTCTATAAAGAGCTAGCCGCCGAATACCGCGGAAAACGGGATCTGCTTTGTACAACTTTGGAACAAATTGGCCTTGCTCCCTCCTGGCCACAGGGCTCCTATTACGTTCTCGCCGACGTTGCAGCGCTCCCAGGAAGCAATAGCAAGGACAAGGCCATGTATCTGCTCGCGAACGCAAGTGTCGCCAGCGTTCCAGGAGAAGCCTTCTTCAGCGGCGGTGGAAGAAATCTGCTGCGGTTCTGCTTTGCGAAGACCGATTCCGATCTGCAGGAAGCGTGCCGAAGACTCAGCCGCCTGTCCGTTGCCACGCTGACAAAGTGA
- a CDS encoding thiamine pyrophosphate-binding protein gives MPVSVTSSRAIYDALKASGIRLVSALPETWLVHLIRMAEDDPEMILVRLAKEEEGVGISAGAHFAGVSSAMLMQNHGFLASINGIVSFALLYRIPLLMLISYRGSFGEKDPWQTQGGSVTEPLLRALGIPYFCLQTVESVPLRIRQAHELCASSLQPVALLLTRDLMWED, from the coding sequence ATGCCCGTCTCCGTAACCAGTTCGAGAGCTATTTACGATGCACTGAAAGCGTCGGGCATTCGGCTGGTTTCGGCATTGCCCGAGACGTGGTTGGTTCACCTGATTCGTATGGCCGAAGACGATCCGGAGATGATTCTTGTTCGGCTGGCCAAAGAGGAAGAGGGCGTGGGCATCTCTGCCGGAGCGCATTTTGCCGGTGTTAGCTCAGCCATGCTGATGCAGAACCACGGATTCCTTGCCAGCATTAACGGGATCGTTTCGTTCGCCCTCTTGTATAGGATTCCACTTCTCATGCTGATCAGCTATCGCGGCAGCTTCGGCGAGAAGGATCCGTGGCAGACTCAGGGAGGCAGTGTGACCGAACCCCTACTCCGCGCCCTCGGCATTCCATACTTTTGCTTGCAGACCGTCGAATCGGTTCCGCTTAGGATCAGACAGGCGCACGAGCTTTGTGCAAGCAGTCTGCAACCGGTCGCATTGCTGCTCACCCGCGACCTCATGTGGGAGGACTGA
- a CDS encoding thiamine pyrophosphate-dependent enzyme, which produces MLRLDCLRSIYSQLEKCVVVTIMGAIAAELQSIGHRSNFFYLQHAMGLASSTGLGIALSLPEQPVVVLDGDGSVLMNLGTLSTMARYRPRNLLHVVFDNESLLSVGGFPTATSTGTDLAQIAKAAGVPRTAVVNDCDAFVQAVNDALTAKDLTTIVAKVEAIGPGKYVTDLTLLENRFEFSRYLRSLKK; this is translated from the coding sequence TTGCTGCGCCTCGACTGTCTGCGTTCCATTTACTCGCAGCTTGAGAAGTGTGTCGTAGTAACCATCATGGGAGCTATCGCGGCAGAGTTGCAGTCTATCGGGCATCGGTCAAACTTCTTTTATCTGCAACACGCCATGGGACTGGCTTCTTCCACCGGGCTTGGCATCGCGCTCTCTCTGCCCGAACAACCTGTGGTGGTGCTCGACGGCGATGGTTCTGTGCTGATGAATCTGGGCACGCTTAGCACCATGGCGCGATATCGTCCGCGCAATCTCCTGCACGTCGTGTTTGATAACGAAAGCCTGCTCTCGGTGGGCGGCTTTCCCACTGCGACTTCTACGGGAACGGATTTAGCTCAGATCGCGAAAGCCGCCGGAGTTCCGCGAACTGCTGTTGTGAACGATTGTGACGCGTTTGTGCAGGCAGTCAACGATGCTCTGACCGCGAAGGATCTAACGACGATAGTGGCCAAAGTGGAAGCGATCGGCCCGGGGAAATATGTAACCGATTTAACGCTGCTCGAGAATCGATTCGAGTTTAGCCGCTATCTACGCTCGCTAAAGAAGTAG
- a CDS encoding cyclase family protein, with the protein MPNILLQLVEELNRGSLEVIDLTQPLSPDTPILPLPPQFQNTPQFRIWELSHYDERGPAWYWNAFETGEHTGTHFDAPIHWISGKDLPNNSVDRIPPRQFIGPACVLDIADLASRNPDHLVVPEDILKWESQHGRIPAGSWVLLRTGWSRRKDPDYINLKDDGPHTPGFTKESSTFLAKERDVLGVGVETVGTDAGQAAKFDPPFPNHYIMHGSGKFGLAGLTNLDQLPATGAIVIAAPLKIVNGSGSPVRVIALVSRKG; encoded by the coding sequence ATGCCAAACATCCTGCTACAACTCGTGGAAGAGCTTAACCGAGGCTCGCTGGAGGTCATCGACCTGACTCAGCCTCTCAGTCCCGATACTCCCATCCTCCCTCTTCCCCCACAGTTTCAGAACACACCTCAATTCCGGATATGGGAACTCTCGCACTACGACGAGCGCGGTCCGGCATGGTACTGGAATGCTTTTGAGACAGGCGAGCACACCGGCACGCACTTCGACGCGCCCATCCACTGGATCAGCGGGAAAGATCTTCCTAACAACAGCGTCGATCGAATCCCGCCGCGCCAATTCATCGGACCGGCATGCGTACTCGACATCGCGGACCTGGCGTCACGCAATCCCGATCACCTCGTAGTTCCGGAGGATATTCTGAAATGGGAATCGCAACACGGCCGGATTCCCGCAGGATCGTGGGTGTTGCTGCGCACCGGCTGGTCGCGGAGAAAGGATCCGGACTACATCAACCTGAAAGACGATGGACCGCACACGCCGGGATTCACCAAGGAAAGTTCCACGTTCTTAGCCAAAGAGCGAGACGTGCTCGGAGTTGGAGTAGAAACCGTTGGCACGGATGCTGGGCAGGCCGCAAAGTTCGATCCACCGTTCCCGAATCACTACATCATGCATGGGAGCGGTAAGTTCGGTCTGGCTGGCTTGACCAATCTGGATCAGTTGCCAGCTACTGGAGCTATCGTAATTGCGGCTCCACTCAAGATCGTGAACGGCTCAGGAAGTCCCGTGCGAGTAATCGCGCTTGTGTCGCGAAAAGGCTAG
- a CDS encoding endo-1,4-beta-xylanase, which produces MPVLLIVLVVSLLGTSFAAESLRTAAHGKVRIGTAAKPGFITEDSRYAAALAREFDQLEPENEMKWSLLRPAHDRFDFAPADELVRFAKQNGMAVRGHTLLWHQAVPKWLGEGQWTWNELSQLMADHIQTVVKHFAGSVYAWDVVNEAFHPDGSLRSTLWYDSPGIGAEGPYGYIERAFVLAHAADPKAKLFYNDYAFEAGGPKFEAILAMARDFKKRGVPLHGIGFQCHFTLDSITAEKLAKTMRAFTDLGLEVHITELDVRLPVDGTGHATSQDLERQADVYGEAVRACLGVRGCNAIQVWGFSDARSWIPRFFPGYGAGTLFDQEYRAKPAYTAVIDALSQPAATAASRK; this is translated from the coding sequence ATGCCAGTCCTCCTAATTGTTCTTGTGGTTTCTCTGCTGGGGACTTCATTCGCCGCTGAAAGCCTGCGCACCGCGGCCCACGGCAAAGTACGTATCGGAACCGCCGCCAAGCCGGGATTCATCACCGAGGACAGCCGCTATGCAGCCGCTCTGGCGCGTGAATTCGATCAGCTAGAACCTGAGAACGAGATGAAATGGTCGTTGCTGCGTCCGGCTCACGATCGATTCGATTTCGCACCTGCGGATGAGCTGGTGCGTTTTGCGAAACAAAATGGAATGGCGGTCCGCGGTCATACTCTGCTATGGCACCAAGCAGTTCCAAAGTGGCTCGGCGAGGGACAGTGGACCTGGAACGAACTGTCGCAGCTCATGGCCGATCACATTCAGACGGTCGTCAAACATTTCGCTGGCTCGGTATACGCGTGGGACGTCGTCAATGAGGCTTTCCATCCCGATGGCAGCCTGCGCTCAACCCTCTGGTATGACTCGCCTGGGATTGGAGCCGAAGGGCCATACGGCTATATCGAACGCGCTTTTGTACTGGCGCACGCTGCCGATCCGAAGGCCAAACTCTTCTATAACGACTACGCGTTTGAAGCTGGTGGTCCAAAGTTCGAAGCAATTCTGGCCATGGCGCGCGACTTCAAGAAACGCGGCGTTCCACTTCATGGGATCGGCTTTCAGTGCCATTTCACATTGGATTCCATAACAGCTGAGAAGCTCGCAAAAACCATGCGGGCTTTTACGGATCTCGGCCTAGAAGTGCACATCACTGAACTAGATGTACGCCTCCCGGTGGACGGAACGGGACACGCCACTTCCCAAGATCTTGAACGGCAGGCTGATGTATATGGCGAAGCGGTGCGAGCGTGTTTGGGAGTCAGAGGCTGCAATGCGATTCAGGTCTGGGGCTTTAGCGATGCTCGATCATGGATCCCGCGCTTCTTCCCTGGCTATGGGGCTGGCACTCTTTTCGATCAGGAGTACCGCGCCAAGCCTGCCTATACTGCAGTGATCGACGCCCTCTCGCAGCCGGCCGCAACTGCTGCGTCACGGAAATAG
- a CDS encoding glycoside hydrolase family 3 C-terminal domain-containing protein, translating into MKTKTSFVLASLLSAALSSPLLSQQTTPEVAYKNPSLPTAQRVDDLISKMTLEEKVSQLGHTADAVPRLGIPEYNWWNEGLHGVARAGNATVFPQAIGLAATFDEPLMHRIGDVISTEFRAKYYHDRHPDGASGWYRGLTVWSPNINIFRDPRWGRGQETYGEDPFLTSRMGIAFITGLQGDDPKYLKTVATSKHFAVHSGPETTRHSVDVKASRHDMEDTYLPAFRATVIEGKAQSVMCAYNSLNGQPACANSALLEEHLRRDWGFQGYVVSDCAAVTDIFNGHHFTKSMEEGVSVALKTGTDLICGNPRTRVKTERDAILQAVQQGLLTQADLDRALRRLFTARFRLGMFDPSSSDPYSKIAPEENDSEPHHQLALQTARESLVLLKNQNNFLPLTKQYQTIAVIGPDADNLDALVGNYNGTPSKPVTILEGIRRRFSQSKVIYAEGAGLTGPVMHAIPSNELFTDDSRKEHGLKGEYFANLDLKDAPVMTRTDSTVNFAWGDQGISPQLLKNYSVRWTGVLVPPETGDYLIGFTGQDGFRFWVDEQLIAEEWTIHHPADTLTKVMHLEQGHAYKLKMEFFQTIRSAEARLVWSMPGQDGKDAVDAARQADLVIMVLGLSPRIEGEEMNVHTEGFAGGDRTSLDLPAPQQKLLERVHAVGKPVILVLTSGSAVAVNWADHYVPAILQAWYPGEEGGTAVAEAIAGDFSPSGRLPVTFYKSALQLPPFEDYSMANRTYRYFTGEPLYPFGYGLSYTTFSYRNLHVDKQNVPADGSVTISVDLTNIGRTEGDEVAQLYLTHDGITGAPLRALQGFQRVHLNPGEQKIISFTLRDRDLSVVDQNGKRRILPGKVTAWVGGGRPLEAKNRTAAAGARTEFTITSEATLPD; encoded by the coding sequence ATGAAAACCAAAACATCCTTCGTGTTGGCAAGCTTGCTCAGTGCCGCTCTTAGTTCTCCACTTTTGTCACAACAAACAACTCCTGAAGTTGCCTACAAGAATCCAAGTCTTCCGACAGCGCAGCGCGTCGACGATCTGATCTCGAAGATGACTCTCGAAGAGAAGGTCTCGCAACTCGGTCACACTGCCGATGCCGTTCCCCGATTGGGAATTCCTGAATACAACTGGTGGAACGAGGGTCTGCACGGCGTCGCACGAGCGGGTAATGCCACCGTCTTTCCCCAGGCGATCGGTCTGGCCGCTACCTTCGACGAGCCGCTGATGCATCGCATCGGCGACGTGATCAGCACGGAGTTCCGGGCAAAGTATTACCACGACCGGCACCCGGACGGCGCCAGCGGCTGGTATCGCGGCCTTACCGTCTGGTCTCCAAACATCAATATCTTTCGCGATCCGCGCTGGGGCCGTGGCCAGGAAACTTATGGTGAAGACCCGTTCCTGACTTCCCGAATGGGGATTGCCTTCATTACTGGTTTGCAGGGGGACGATCCCAAATACCTGAAGACTGTCGCTACTTCCAAGCACTTCGCCGTTCACAGCGGCCCGGAGACAACTCGGCATAGCGTCGACGTAAAGGCCTCCCGTCACGACATGGAGGACACATATCTCCCCGCATTCCGCGCAACGGTCATTGAGGGTAAAGCGCAGTCGGTGATGTGCGCTTACAACTCTCTGAATGGTCAACCGGCGTGCGCAAACTCGGCGCTGCTCGAAGAGCACCTGCGGCGCGATTGGGGATTTCAAGGTTACGTCGTATCCGACTGTGCCGCAGTCACAGACATCTTCAACGGACATCACTTCACGAAGTCCATGGAGGAAGGCGTGAGTGTCGCCCTGAAAACCGGCACTGATCTGATCTGCGGCAATCCGCGTACACGCGTGAAGACTGAGCGCGACGCGATACTCCAGGCGGTTCAGCAAGGCCTGCTCACTCAGGCCGACTTGGATCGCGCTCTGCGTCGATTGTTTACTGCGCGTTTTCGTCTTGGGATGTTCGATCCTTCCTCGTCGGACCCCTACTCGAAGATCGCTCCGGAGGAAAACGACAGCGAACCTCATCATCAACTCGCGCTGCAAACCGCACGCGAATCGCTCGTGCTTCTGAAGAACCAGAACAATTTCCTGCCTCTCACGAAGCAATATCAGACCATCGCGGTGATTGGCCCGGACGCCGACAATCTCGATGCGCTGGTCGGCAACTACAACGGAACGCCTTCGAAGCCGGTCACAATCCTCGAAGGCATTCGACGACGTTTTTCCCAGTCCAAGGTTATCTACGCTGAGGGCGCCGGTCTGACCGGTCCCGTGATGCATGCTATTCCCTCCAATGAGCTCTTTACCGATGACTCGCGCAAAGAGCACGGGCTCAAAGGGGAGTACTTCGCGAATCTTGATCTGAAAGACGCGCCCGTTATGACTCGCACCGACAGCACAGTCAACTTCGCTTGGGGAGATCAGGGCATTTCGCCGCAATTGCTGAAGAATTATTCCGTGCGCTGGACCGGAGTTCTCGTTCCACCCGAGACCGGCGACTATCTGATCGGCTTCACCGGCCAGGATGGATTCCGCTTCTGGGTTGACGAACAGTTGATCGCGGAAGAATGGACGATCCATCATCCCGCTGACACACTGACGAAGGTCATGCATCTCGAGCAGGGACACGCATACAAGCTGAAGATGGAGTTTTTTCAGACAATTCGCAGCGCCGAGGCTCGCCTCGTGTGGAGCATGCCTGGGCAAGACGGAAAAGATGCTGTCGACGCCGCGCGGCAGGCCGATCTCGTGATCATGGTGCTTGGTCTCTCGCCGCGCATCGAGGGCGAGGAGATGAACGTCCACACCGAAGGCTTTGCCGGTGGGGATCGCACCAGCCTCGATCTGCCCGCTCCTCAGCAAAAGCTTTTGGAGCGAGTTCATGCTGTCGGCAAGCCAGTCATCCTCGTGCTGACCAGCGGGAGCGCGGTCGCTGTGAATTGGGCTGACCATTACGTTCCTGCAATTCTTCAAGCCTGGTATCCGGGCGAGGAAGGTGGAACTGCCGTTGCGGAGGCGATCGCCGGCGACTTCAGTCCCAGCGGACGACTGCCGGTGACGTTCTATAAATCGGCCCTGCAACTCCCGCCATTCGAGGACTATTCGATGGCGAACCGCACGTACCGCTACTTCACAGGCGAACCTCTATATCCCTTTGGATATGGGCTGAGCTACACCACGTTTTCCTATCGCAACCTACACGTCGATAAGCAAAATGTTCCCGCGGACGGATCTGTGACCATCTCTGTTGACCTGACCAACATAGGCCGCACAGAAGGAGATGAAGTCGCCCAGCTGTACCTGACTCATGACGGGATTACCGGAGCGCCTCTGCGCGCGTTGCAGGGCTTCCAACGCGTGCATCTCAACCCCGGCGAGCAGAAAATAATCTCTTTTACGCTTCGCGATCGTGATCTGAGCGTCGTTGACCAGAACGGTAAGCGCCGCATCCTTCCCGGGAAGGTCACCGCTTGGGTAGGCGGAGGACGGCCGTTGGAGGCGAAAAACCGAACGGCTGCAGCCGGCGCAAGGACAGAGTTCACGATCACCAGCGAAGCTACCCTGCCGGATTAG